ctgtttttgtggcgaagaaagacaaagtttaaaagagctcaggtgttattagctctttgttggtgttagcttgtctcttgctgctgtaacttTACTGTGGCAAAGAGAGTTGAGATCAAACATATACATTGCTTGTAATGGTGACAAATTAtagtgaaataaaatgtattgcaacaTCCTGCAACTATGGATGTACTTCTATGGATAGAAACTTTGTAGATAAATTTATGTACTTACATTTAGAAAGCCAATCATGtcgtcacaaacagacatcaagattttggatatgcatcacatcaatggtgacaatcagaacaaaaaaggctggaaaataaggaggagtttgtgctatggagctcttttgtttgtcaccattattgtgatgcatatgttacatctagaagtctgtgtgtgtgagtacttgattcttttactcaaattatttcaaacatattAATTTCGTCCATCTTCAAAAGTAAGTATTTTACTCCtggtgcctgttaaaaatatcaaacaaaacatattttatgatctcaaataCGTATTATATGATGACTTTCTCATCAACAAATAACAcctgagctcatttaaatttgccttttttcaccacaaacagtgttttaaaatacaccaatacagcagcaagagacaaattaacacaataagtaactggaccaagatcccaactaagccaaacactttccaccacaatggtgacttcaaatgaatcaaataacaacatttaaacctctgagggATTACAAAAACAGTCTACAAAAcagtcaagttaaataaacttaaatatttaagttttgggagactccattactcaattaaattgaggcaacaagtttactcaattttgttcagtcaacttattagggttttcagtgaaTGAGCTTCTGCATCTTCTTGTGCCTCTGCTAATAATTCTAGTCGCAGGCGTTTCGCACTTCCTCCCACATCTCCATCGTGGTCACCATTCCCACCAGAAGGACCTCCAGAACCACCATCAGTAGTTGTCCTCTCATCTCCAACCCCAAACACTGTTGAACTGAATCTGAAAAGGGAAATATATGCATAAGGCAAATGGCTGTTAAAATCAAAACCATAAGAAAAGTAAGTGGTTAGCAAGTACACGAAAATATCATGTCACCTGGAGGAGTTCAGTTTCTCATGGAGATTCTGCAGCAGCTCTCTGCTTTCATCTTTCGTCATAGTGATATCTCTGACAGCTGGATCAAACACTGCGGTGGCTCTAACCAGATCTGACATGGGGATTCGTTTGTCCATGTTTTTCACTATTCGTTCTTTGACTCTCATCATCAGTAGTGGATCTCTGGGAGCCACTGCACAGATTTTCTTGATTCGAGCCCTGATTAGTGGTATGGCACTCAGGTTTGGACTGACTTCTCTTATAATGAGAGTGAATTTCTCAAAGTCTTCCAAAAAGCTAACCAAGTTACAAAGTAGCTTGATGTCATCAGGAAGGAGGCATAACAAGGGCTTTCCTATCCTCTTCAGGATTTCAGTGACTTCTGTctccatacactgtaaaaaatgtactgtagaatttacaggattttactggcaaaaaagttgccaataaaatcctgtaaaaatgatgttaattgctgtaaaatggattacaggatattactgcaaagcaaataacagttaattgctgtatgtgaaatacagtagtttgtagtattttttacagtaacattgaattttacaagtagtttattttacagcaatattttgtaaattcactaaagtacagtatttacctggcaaaaaagttgccaataaaatcctgtaaatatattttacagcatttttttgtaatttcattaaattacagtatttagctggcaacaaaagttgccaataaaatcatgtaaatacccctaaatacaatatgatgttgtaataatttaacaatgaaactgctttaaagaataattttaacagtaaactataaaatactgatataaatacattatcatgagctctatcttaatacatttacaaatgaatgaaaaccaagtcaatgatgttgcaaataagtatttattaaaactggcagaaagacattgcaaggcttttactggtaaaataaaattttcagtctttcaacagttaaatctaatcataaaaatagcatagcatcacaaataactgtttaaaaaaagccatattcagagtagaacattaactttctataaaaatgaaggtcaatcaacagaatttgcataatttttttaaacatttgaaaataaaaataaaaatgttttaaagaaaaggattcaaataaaatgctggaatcaacattaaatcacaaattctgttgtttgagcttatgttctagtaaattaagaatattcctgcaaaagacaatttaataaatacatactgaaagtccatcaactttctgagatgagcacacgcatgagggttgtccctcttctgagacttttccacttgttttgcctctatgtgtccgtcttgtatccagtgagtgttgtgattccaagaaaacatctgcacataaaaacaagcaaaagcatcaggataaagttatgtatcaaatgaaactagctcaataaaataaatgtcaaaatgccacttatacaatacaatcagcatttaccagtacttaaaaggttactccaccccaaaatgaaaatcttgccattaatcacttacgtccatgtcgttccaaacccataaaagcttcgttcgtcttcggaacacaatttaagatattctgaatGCAACTGGGAAGATTGTGGCCGTCCCATAGACTCTCCagtaaataccactgtcaaggcccagaaaagtatgaaagacattatcagaatagtccatcagtggttcaacagtaacgttatgaagcgacgacaatactttttgtatgcaaagaaaacaaaaataaggatttattcaacaattagtcttctctgcgtcagtgtagtgccatttttgaagagtatctgttggacacacactacatagcctgttctgtgtcagctgggtcacatggacacgctttctatgtttatttatgctttgatttgaacgaaaacagcgtatccgtgtggtgcggctgacataatcaaaaataacgtctctgttgaataaagttgttctttttgttttctttgcataaaaaaattattcttgtagcttcgtgaaattacagttgaaccactgatggcagatggactattctgacaatacttttcatacttttctgggcttagacattgttaattgtttggcagtcagtgggacagacgcaagcctcccggttctcatctgacatatctaaaattgtgttctgaagatgaacatagcttttacgggtttggaacgacattaacagttaacagtgatgaatgactacatttcattttgaataagtaaCGTTTTTCGCGaatgaaattacttaagtaaaacttcttacctttgaaaaaattaatgtgtgcaaaagatgcctgctcccgggacgcacaatgttgaggtatgaattcacaaccatctgaccctcaaatagtcaaaagccactgggtggaccttaaattaataaatataagcaataatgtaacctacaatgcagtatgtaatctaaattacaagtttatcaaattatttaaataattaatatattacctaataaaatcagcttcagagtcttgaagcatCGAGCATTTCTCCACATCATCTGATATTCTTTGCACCTAaaagacataaagaaaataatcttgtgatttctttaaagcattatgtattgtaaatgagaccaaaattaacaccccaaaaggcatatatattagaataaacaaactattataaattatataatttataattataaattgtaatattacattgtaggactgtaccaccaatcaaattaaataattaacagtgcaaaattatatgaaatttgaaaatacaattaataaatgttggaaaaatgcaatgctgcttattaaacctgaaactaatccgccattaggtggcagtaaataacttaatgagggaatcaactgagtcattcattgatccgttcaaaaagatgaatcatttagctcaagtttggagagttttgatttgagaatgagcaaaatagttttgctttggtctttgtttggaactatattcgtcggtgaaatacaacaacagttaatattgtgtctaaaaaagtaagtaagttgtgaactaattgtttattgaactatgtatttgcaatcgtgatactcagcaaaacagctcacttgtgatgcttcttatatgttataaataaactcaacagttgaacatttaacttacctcatgtgttttctgtgagtttatgtgtgctgttaagcttttttgatgttgaatgaaacgttaatataatcagaatcagtctcgcgtttcgatgcttcctcagtcttttttttttttttttttaaatcagacgaacttgtccagtcgggcatataaagatgtctttcatttattatagtaaggcgtcgagtcaatatgggatagttgaacatataaacgaatgaaatttcaaatgttgctgttcgtcagttatttagatagatagtaacgttagttactatgacaatcgttcgcattaggtaaacactacttttaaatgctctcaataagaacattgtacttccaaaaatcgaacatttggcgcaactatgctatgatagcaattcccagtttactgcacagaagttaccaaggccactaaatgtcaggataggaggctattgtgacatgaaatcgcttatagattaacttaaataaatataaagggttatatttcttaagtataattaagtgaacttaccaggaattatgaataaagcctcttatcttcaatcgttctcgagctgctccagtcggctgggtttctgaatttgaatgatgcgcgcgcaatcccataatgccacactacagtaaattagtgtaggaaacacctgcttcctgtaaatgaattacagttgacgtggaaatatactgttaacaactgtaaaaccttatttgacccataatgcattgcgaattacagctgcatcttgtaaaatgtttatacagtaaaattctgtaaaattttgctgtagaaactacagcaattttttacagtgtactgacTAAGCTTCTGATCATGTTGAGGACAATGTTCCAATGTGTTGGCACTGTGGTCTTCAgtgttttgtgtgtctgtgagcCCTGTATTGATTTCTTAGTTCCCAGCTCCCAATCCTCTGCATCATCCATTTCATCAATAGGATCATTGGAATCTGCATCAATTTCATCCTGCAGGTCTTGAATCTTGGCAAATATGTCTGCCTCTTTCTGCTCCAACACAAATTCCTCTATTAGATGTGCATTGAAGTGCAGTGCACTGACAATATCTTTGCATTGGGAAATTAAGGCTTGTGCTTCAGGGATTTTGGTAAGAGTGTCTGTTATGAGTAAGTTGTGTAAACAGTGTGCTACGCATGTTACTCTCTCATGGCCCAGTAACCGGGACAacttaaagagtaactaaaccctaaaccaactttttttaggtAATGATttataagaatggggctttattagtgctgttcattgattctagtaacttttttgacatttgagtataaagtgttttaattctacaatatatggtgtaaaaacgtctgagtgctgccctcttcaggttgaacggtggctactgcagttgatttttcctattggatgttgggGTGGTGTAACGGGGTCCTACTATTGTGTAAAACTCTATGAATTCTATATTAATAAATTCTAAGTTACTGGGAATGCTTTTGGACCAGAATCAGAAGATAAGGATCGTCTCACTGGAGCAAAGGTAAGTGATATGTATAATAGTGTAATCTAGAAATAGTCTATAAATCAAATTTCACagcataaagtaaaataaagaaaagcaaCAACCAATAgtgaaaaataatgtattgttCTGATTAGTTATTCATTGACTTCAGTCATTCTCTTTTAAATTGGCAATGAAATGACAGAATCAAAATACcaaaataacaatgaataaattgaataataaaaacatcagaataacaAAAGgaataagaaaaatgaaaaattcaaaaTCCCCAAATCAAGGTTTAGATTCAGaatacagaaattaataataatttccacaCATTCAATTTCAAAATCAGTTTCTCAGTTTTTCCGTTCAAACTCAGTCTTAATGTTCAGTTGAGTTTCAGATAAAGATCAGTGTCTATCTCAAATTCAAAATTATAAAGCAATGTTCATCAAAAGTGGAAAAATTTAATCcaggagaggaaaaaaatagaTCCACTGAAGATccaggcaaaaaaacaaaacttggagaagaaaaaaaactcaaagctaaaaaaaaattgtttagcaGATTTCACTCTCTTTTCTCTGTTTCAGGTACGAGTTGGTGGAATGGCTCGCCAGTCCAA
This DNA window, taken from Carassius auratus strain Wakin unplaced genomic scaffold, ASM336829v1 scaf_tig00038466, whole genome shotgun sequence, encodes the following:
- the LOC113083495 gene encoding uncharacterized protein LOC113083495, with the protein product METEVTEILKRIGKPLLCLLPDDIKLLCNLVSFLEDFEKFTLIIREVSPNLSAIPLIRARIKKICAVAPRDPLLMMRVKERIVKNMDKRIPMSDLVRATAVFDPAVRDITMTKDESRELLQNLHEKLNSSRFSSTVFGVGDERTTTDGGSGGPSGGNGDHDGDVGGSAKRLRLELLAEAQEDAEAHSSSSILDQEIDAFLVVRTRDQGALGFWRTHSNTFPTLSAMARCYLSISPGSVTVECMFSSTGLLLNGKRSSLAPSRCNMISFIHDNAKLLYTT